A genomic window from Halogeometricum borinquense DSM 11551 includes:
- a CDS encoding sensor histidine kinase, translated as MVDQSLDSYRLELALENLGAVLWEWDPETDTAVTHPSADGFFGRDISSFDELSEIIHPEDREQVVETLESSLETGASFNIEFRILVDDEVQVIETRGSIRREPEMGSPRVVGIATDITERKRRETEFQTIVEQSSDVIAVVDDTGVIEYVSPAVRRVFGYETDEILGANISDLIYPPDRDDALPVLLGSGMTDKNSPERVEYRLRHGDGSVRWVESRVSPRGDAMSSNLVINTRDITERVEVEQNLKRADESRSLALEASQAGIWDWEIGSERVNWHSSCERVFRVPEGGFEGTYEAFARRVHDDDLPAVEAAINRTVNEGEPYHVDYRIIRDDGVERWITARGKVLSDSSGNPTRLLGVVIDITEQKEREQELKQYERIVETAPDPIYVLDETGDFTLVNEALAAAVGCSKEELIGTSIGDQLESADAEESLQRIMALSDEESDSPPLDLTLSTPDGTRDYEVNIALSGDDQRGDAPRTVGVARDVTDIKEHKRRLSVMDRVLRHNIRNKLNIILAHSNFLTEYPDQDIQNRAETILEAGESLESLSESARRFKASTHPNQSSIRTTNVADCVTHVVDEAQRQFPHATIRVHQEAEVWAEVHEAFELALTELVENAIRHSDRSAPTVEITVEKHESTVSVQVSDDGPGLTDMEQNVVLEGEETALEHGSGLGLWLVRWTIANSGGTIDVRNNDPTGTVVEARVPRDSS; from the coding sequence ATGGTGGACCAATCGCTCGATTCCTATCGGTTGGAACTCGCCTTAGAAAATTTAGGGGCGGTACTTTGGGAGTGGGACCCTGAGACAGATACCGCGGTTACTCACCCATCGGCAGATGGATTCTTCGGTCGTGATATCTCTTCGTTTGACGAATTATCTGAGATAATCCATCCTGAAGACCGCGAGCAAGTTGTCGAAACACTCGAATCGAGCCTGGAAACGGGAGCATCATTCAATATTGAGTTCCGCATACTGGTCGATGATGAGGTTCAAGTGATCGAGACGCGGGGGAGTATCCGCCGGGAACCGGAGATGGGATCACCTCGCGTGGTGGGGATTGCGACGGATATCACAGAGCGAAAACGCCGAGAGACGGAGTTTCAAACGATTGTTGAACAGTCGTCAGACGTCATCGCAGTTGTAGACGATACTGGCGTTATCGAGTATGTGAGCCCAGCTGTTCGTCGAGTGTTTGGGTACGAGACGGACGAGATACTTGGAGCTAACATCTCGGACCTGATCTATCCGCCGGACCGTGACGATGCTCTCCCAGTACTTCTGGGCAGTGGAATGACGGACAAGAATTCACCCGAGCGAGTTGAGTACAGACTCCGCCATGGCGATGGCTCGGTTCGGTGGGTTGAGTCACGTGTCTCCCCGAGGGGTGATGCAATGAGTAGTAATCTCGTTATTAACACCCGCGATATTACGGAGCGAGTTGAGGTTGAACAGAACCTCAAGCGTGCTGACGAGAGTCGGTCACTCGCACTGGAAGCGTCGCAGGCAGGAATCTGGGACTGGGAGATCGGGAGTGAACGTGTCAATTGGCACTCATCCTGTGAACGGGTCTTCAGGGTGCCAGAAGGTGGGTTCGAGGGGACGTACGAGGCGTTCGCTCGGCGCGTCCACGATGACGATTTACCAGCCGTTGAAGCGGCCATTAACCGCACCGTCAACGAAGGCGAACCATACCATGTCGATTACCGGATCATTCGGGACGACGGTGTCGAACGCTGGATCACCGCTCGCGGAAAGGTACTGTCAGACTCGTCAGGAAACCCGACCCGACTCCTCGGTGTTGTTATCGATATCACTGAACAGAAAGAACGCGAACAGGAACTCAAGCAGTACGAGCGAATCGTTGAGACAGCGCCGGATCCCATTTACGTACTCGACGAGACTGGTGATTTCACACTAGTGAATGAGGCACTCGCGGCGGCGGTAGGGTGTTCGAAAGAGGAACTTATCGGTACCAGCATCGGAGACCAATTAGAGTCAGCGGATGCTGAGGAGAGTCTACAGCGTATTATGGCGCTCTCCGACGAAGAATCCGACTCACCTCCACTTGACCTCACTCTTTCGACTCCGGATGGAACCCGAGACTACGAAGTGAACATCGCTCTGAGCGGGGACGACCAGAGAGGCGATGCACCAAGAACGGTCGGCGTGGCCCGAGATGTCACCGACATCAAAGAACACAAACGCCGGTTATCAGTAATGGACCGCGTGCTTCGGCACAACATTCGAAATAAGCTCAACATCATCTTGGCACATAGCAATTTTCTCACAGAGTACCCGGACCAAGATATCCAGAACCGCGCCGAGACGATACTTGAGGCCGGTGAATCCCTCGAATCACTCAGTGAGAGTGCCCGCCGGTTCAAAGCCAGCACTCACCCCAATCAATCGAGCATTCGTACGACTAACGTTGCCGACTGTGTCACCCACGTTGTCGATGAAGCACAACGCCAATTTCCCCATGCGACGATTCGGGTACATCAGGAAGCGGAGGTGTGGGCGGAGGTTCACGAGGCGTTTGAACTAGCACTCACTGAACTCGTCGAGAATGCGATCCGCCATTCAGATCGCTCTGCCCCCACTGTCGAGATAACCGTCGAGAAGCACGAGTCAACAGTTTCAGTGCAGGTGAGTGACGATGGACCGGGGCTGACCGACATGGAGCAAAATGTCGTCCTTG
- a CDS encoding beta-CASP ribonuclease aCPSF1: protein MSSVDKQLEELKAEITNELPSDISVSDVKYEGPELVVYTRDPKKFAQNGDLIRKLASKLRKRITVRPDPDVLSPPREAEERVLSVIPEEAGVTDLDFHEDTGEVVIEASKPGMVIGRHGSTLREITKEVGWTPEVVRTPPIESSTVSNVRNFLKQERDERRQILERVGRQIHREQLSDDEWVRISTLGCCREVGRASFILSTPETRILIDCGDKPGSDDVPYLQVPEALGSGANSLDAVILTHAHLDHSALIPLLFKYGYDGPIYTTEPTRDLMGLLTLDYLDVAAKEGRTPPYESEMVREAIKHCIPLEYGDVTDIAPDVKLTFHNAGHILGSAVSHFHIGDGLYNVAFSGDIHYEDTRLFNGAVNDFPRVETLVLESTYGGRNDYQTDQADSEEKLIDVINETYDRGGKVLIPAFAVGRSQEIMLVLEEAMRSGKIPSMPVHLDGMIWEATAIHTTYPEYLRDDLRDRIFHEDENPFLADEFNHIDGGEDERQDVADDGPAIILSTSGMVTGGPIMSWLRHVGPDPKSRLVFVGYQAQGTLGRRIQNGWDEIPVNDRDNVGRSNTLQLKMDVETVDGFSGHADRAGLENFVKTMNPRPEKVLCVHGDERSVQDLSSALYHNYNMRTFAPKNLETFRFR, encoded by the coding sequence ATGAGTTCAGTAGACAAGCAGCTCGAGGAATTGAAAGCAGAGATCACGAACGAACTTCCTTCGGATATATCGGTTTCCGACGTTAAGTACGAGGGTCCGGAGCTCGTCGTATACACACGCGATCCGAAGAAGTTCGCACAGAACGGCGATCTTATCCGGAAACTCGCCAGCAAACTCCGAAAACGAATCACGGTCCGCCCCGACCCCGACGTGCTCTCGCCCCCACGCGAGGCTGAAGAACGGGTTCTCTCCGTCATCCCCGAGGAGGCAGGCGTCACGGATCTCGACTTCCACGAAGACACAGGTGAAGTCGTCATCGAGGCGTCCAAACCCGGGATGGTCATTGGAAGACACGGTTCGACGCTCCGAGAGATTACTAAAGAGGTCGGCTGGACGCCGGAAGTTGTCCGCACGCCGCCCATCGAGTCTTCCACGGTCTCGAACGTTCGGAACTTCTTGAAACAAGAACGCGACGAACGACGGCAGATTCTCGAACGTGTCGGTCGCCAAATCCACCGAGAGCAGTTGTCCGACGACGAGTGGGTTCGCATCTCCACACTCGGCTGCTGCCGTGAGGTCGGTCGCGCTTCGTTCATCCTTTCGACGCCGGAGACGCGCATTCTCATCGACTGCGGCGACAAGCCGGGGTCGGACGACGTTCCGTACCTCCAAGTGCCCGAAGCGCTCGGGTCGGGTGCAAACTCGCTTGACGCCGTCATTCTCACTCACGCTCACTTGGACCACTCGGCGCTCATCCCGCTTCTGTTCAAGTACGGCTACGACGGCCCCATCTATACGACGGAACCGACGCGCGACCTGATGGGTCTGCTCACGCTCGACTATCTCGACGTGGCGGCCAAGGAGGGGCGGACACCGCCCTACGAATCCGAGATGGTTCGAGAAGCCATCAAACACTGTATCCCGCTCGAATACGGCGATGTCACCGACATCGCACCCGACGTGAAACTCACGTTCCACAACGCGGGCCACATTCTCGGTTCTGCGGTGTCGCACTTCCACATCGGCGACGGTCTGTACAACGTCGCGTTCTCGGGTGACATTCACTACGAGGATACGCGCCTGTTCAACGGCGCGGTCAACGACTTCCCGCGCGTGGAGACGCTCGTCCTCGAATCGACGTACGGCGGTCGGAACGACTACCAGACCGACCAAGCGGATTCAGAGGAAAAGCTCATCGATGTCATCAACGAAACGTACGACCGAGGCGGGAAAGTTCTCATCCCGGCGTTCGCAGTCGGTCGGTCCCAGGAGATCATGCTCGTCCTCGAAGAGGCGATGCGCTCCGGGAAAATCCCGAGCATGCCCGTCCACCTCGACGGGATGATTTGGGAGGCGACGGCCATCCACACGACGTATCCCGAGTACCTGCGTGACGACCTACGCGACCGCATCTTCCACGAGGACGAGAACCCGTTCCTCGCCGACGAGTTCAACCACATCGACGGCGGCGAGGACGAGCGACAGGATGTTGCCGACGACGGCCCGGCTATTATCCTCTCCACCTCCGGTATGGTCACTGGCGGCCCCATCATGTCGTGGCTCCGCCATGTCGGCCCCGATCCGAAATCGCGTCTCGTCTTCGTCGGGTACCAGGCACAGGGAACGCTCGGGCGTCGCATCCAGAACGGGTGGGACGAAATCCCGGTTAACGACCGCGATAACGTCGGCCGGTCGAACACACTCCAACTGAAGATGGACGTGGAGACGGTTGATGGGTTCTCCGGTCACGCCGACCGCGCCGGTCTGGAGAACTTCGTGAAGACGATGAACCCCCGTCCGGAGAAAGTGCTGTGCGTTCACGGAGACGAGCGCTCTGTACAGGATCTCTCCTCTGCGTTGTACCACAACTACAACATGCGGACGTTCGCGCCGAAGAACCTGGAAACGTTCCGCTTCAGATAA
- the proS gene encoding proline--tRNA ligase: MSDEQELGITESKEYNTGEWYAEVVQKAGLANYGPEGMSGFIVTRPRAYALWERVQGFLDARFKDTGVQNAYFPLFIPESYLEREKDIVEGFDPEVAWVTQAGHDELEERLAVRPTSESIIAPYMSQWVRSHRDLPLRVNQWASVVRWEATETKPFFRTKEFLWQEGHTAHATAEAAWDETMTRLDQYESVYEDLLAIPVLRGAKPEHDKFPGANTTTTVEALMPDGKSVQGATSHDLGTSFAEAFDLTYTDEDEESQVAHTTSWGLSWRALGALIMTHSDDQGLVLPHTVAPEQVVIVPIWQADTQEKVLEYAESISEELEDAGIRVELDDRDERNPGFKFNEWELKGVPVRFEIGPNEVDDDVVTVVHRPDGETKEVAREDIAETVREEFDEVYAKLYAAAEENLEENVREADSRADILGTIGQHGGYVKAPWCGDEDCETEIKDQIAAEIVMVPLNDEEAEVHDGEDCAICGDDADETAYFAKSY; the protein is encoded by the coding sequence ATGAGCGACGAACAGGAACTCGGCATCACCGAGTCAAAGGAGTATAACACGGGCGAGTGGTACGCGGAGGTCGTCCAGAAGGCTGGTCTCGCCAACTACGGTCCCGAGGGGATGAGCGGTTTCATCGTCACGCGACCGCGCGCGTACGCGCTCTGGGAGCGAGTACAGGGGTTCCTCGACGCGAGGTTCAAGGACACGGGCGTTCAGAACGCCTACTTCCCCCTGTTTATTCCCGAAAGCTATCTCGAACGTGAGAAAGACATCGTCGAGGGCTTCGACCCGGAAGTCGCGTGGGTGACGCAAGCAGGCCACGACGAACTCGAGGAACGACTCGCAGTTCGACCCACTTCTGAATCTATCATCGCACCGTATATGTCTCAGTGGGTCCGCAGTCACCGTGACCTGCCCCTGCGTGTGAATCAGTGGGCCTCAGTCGTGCGGTGGGAGGCGACGGAGACGAAGCCGTTCTTCCGCACCAAGGAGTTCCTCTGGCAAGAGGGCCACACCGCACACGCGACCGCTGAAGCGGCGTGGGACGAGACGATGACCCGTCTCGACCAGTACGAGTCCGTTTACGAGGATCTGCTTGCGATCCCCGTCCTCCGCGGCGCAAAGCCCGAACACGACAAGTTCCCCGGTGCGAACACGACGACGACCGTCGAGGCGCTCATGCCGGACGGCAAGTCCGTGCAGGGTGCGACCTCGCACGACCTCGGTACCTCGTTCGCAGAGGCCTTCGATCTCACATATACCGACGAGGACGAGGAATCGCAAGTGGCCCACACCACCTCGTGGGGCCTCTCGTGGCGCGCACTCGGCGCGCTCATCATGACCCACTCGGACGATCAGGGTCTCGTCCTACCGCACACCGTCGCGCCCGAGCAGGTCGTCATCGTCCCCATCTGGCAGGCCGACACGCAAGAGAAAGTGCTGGAGTACGCCGAATCCATCAGCGAAGAACTCGAAGACGCCGGAATCCGCGTCGAACTCGACGACCGCGACGAGCGAAATCCCGGCTTCAAGTTCAACGAGTGGGAACTGAAAGGCGTCCCCGTCCGCTTCGAAATCGGACCGAACGAGGTTGACGACGACGTTGTGACCGTGGTCCACCGTCCCGACGGCGAGACCAAAGAGGTCGCCCGCGAGGACATCGCAGAAACCGTCCGAGAGGAGTTCGACGAGGTGTACGCGAAACTGTACGCCGCCGCCGAGGAGAATCTCGAAGAGAACGTCCGCGAGGCCGACTCGCGCGCGGACATCCTCGGAACCATCGGCCAGCACGGCGGGTACGTGAAAGCGCCGTGGTGTGGTGACGAAGACTGCGAGACGGAGATCAAAGACCAGATCGCCGCGGAAATCGTCATGGTCCCCCTCAACGACGAGGAAGCCGAGGTTCACGACGGCGAGGACTGCGCCATCTGTGGCGACGACGCCGACGAGACGGCGTACTTCGCAAAGTCGTACTGA
- a CDS encoding HTH domain-containing protein, with translation MLAHTTSEPANQDQTEDETKRQETPDKSGMRVELWREPTQTGGQNEFDRVAERLRTLEERGVVDAAAVETWERFVDVSGGYPEDDVPRATLDRLGRLQRWAWQHGRSVSLPTESRTVGRGRLGPPAELRRVPRAALVEFENGTMTNVTIADERTGCLTERLETLAERERAATEDEDREKSLERLSY, from the coding sequence ATGCTAGCACACACCACGTCCGAGCCGGCAAATCAAGATCAGACCGAGGACGAGACAAAACGGCAGGAAACGCCCGATAAATCCGGCATGCGCGTCGAACTGTGGCGGGAGCCGACGCAGACAGGTGGACAAAACGAGTTCGACCGAGTGGCCGAACGGTTGCGCACGCTGGAAGAACGCGGCGTTGTGGACGCTGCGGCCGTTGAGACGTGGGAGCGGTTCGTGGATGTCTCCGGTGGCTATCCCGAAGACGACGTTCCGAGAGCGACGTTAGACCGCCTCGGCCGACTCCAGCGGTGGGCGTGGCAACATGGACGCAGCGTGTCGCTTCCAACGGAGTCTCGGACAGTGGGTCGCGGGCGATTGGGTCCACCAGCGGAACTGCGCCGTGTCCCACGTGCTGCACTGGTTGAGTTCGAGAACGGCACCATGACGAACGTCACAATCGCTGACGAACGGACCGGGTGCCTCACCGAGCGATTGGAGACGCTCGCAGAGCGCGAACGTGCCGCGACCGAAGACGAAGACCGCGAGAAATCTCTCGAACGACTCTCCTACTGA
- a CDS encoding DUF7332 family protein, with protein sequence MRRFSRAVAVAVVAILIVSGVGPVAAQSDAQSASNGDRRCFPPDGHELGIGTNGPGIAVTIHTSLFTNLGGAGALGIEARGSALNSTIIGLQTGVVFDGVGSADSFLSNPFSRFGILYDYSFQLPMFSGMVDDPGYESDESPVKGVDSRSC encoded by the coding sequence ATGCGACGATTTTCGCGCGCGGTTGCGGTCGCCGTCGTGGCTATCCTCATTGTCAGTGGAGTCGGCCCGGTTGCCGCCCAATCTGACGCACAATCGGCGAGCAACGGCGATAGACGGTGCTTCCCGCCCGACGGACACGAGTTAGGTATCGGCACCAATGGACCGGGGATCGCGGTGACGATTCACACCTCGCTCTTTACGAATCTCGGCGGTGCGGGCGCGCTCGGTATTGAAGCGCGCGGGTCGGCGTTGAACTCGACCATTATCGGACTCCAGACGGGCGTCGTCTTCGACGGCGTGGGATCAGCTGATTCGTTCCTCTCGAATCCGTTCTCACGCTTTGGAATCCTGTACGACTACTCGTTCCAACTCCCGATGTTCTCCGGGATGGTCGATGACCCCGGATACGAGTCAGACGAGTCGCCGGTAAAAGGCGTGGACTCGCGGAGTTGCTGA
- a CDS encoding methylglyoxal synthase: protein MRLALIAHDEKKPDLIEFAQNRQDDLEHLDLMATGTTGQRLIDATGLDIERKESGPLGGDMQIGAEIASETCHGVIFLRDPLTAQPHEPDITALLRICDVHDVPLATNLASADAVLDELLEQLGDEPSRNG from the coding sequence ATGCGTCTCGCGCTCATTGCACACGACGAAAAGAAACCGGATCTCATCGAATTTGCACAGAACCGCCAGGACGACTTAGAACATCTCGACCTGATGGCGACGGGGACGACTGGCCAGCGTCTGATCGACGCGACGGGACTCGATATCGAACGCAAAGAGTCGGGTCCGCTGGGCGGCGACATGCAGATCGGGGCTGAAATCGCCAGCGAGACCTGCCACGGCGTTATCTTCCTCCGCGATCCGCTTACGGCCCAACCGCACGAACCAGACATCACCGCGTTGCTCCGAATCTGCGACGTTCACGACGTTCCGCTCGCCACGAACCTCGCCAGTGCGGACGCCGTTCTCGACGAACTACTGGAGCAACTCGGGGATGAGCCGTCTCGCAACGGCTAA